CAGATGGTGGTGCCGTTGTTGATGATTTCCTGACCGGCCACGGCCAACCTGAACTTATTCCCCGACACAGTGATGTCACCGGCGATGGTTTCCTTCACTTTGGCCTGGGGGCTTTCCAGCAATTGGGTAAAACTTACGCTGTAGGCTTTCATGGCCTGGTACTTTTTGCTCATGGCGTCCAGTACTTTCAGGGCCTCGGGGTCTTTGGGGTTATTCTGCGCACTGGCCACCTGCACCAAGGTGAAAAAAGCCAGCAGCATAGAGAATATTCGTTTCATGGTATCTATTTAGGTTGAATGAATGCAAAAGTGCTTACGGTTGCATGGTATTCAATAACTGTTCCAAACTGTATTCGTCGGGAATTAAAACTTCGCGGGCCTTGCTGCCTTCAAACGGGCCTACAATACCGGCAGCTTCCAGCTGGTCAATTAAACGGCCCGCGCGGTTGTAACCCAGTTTTAATCTGCGCTGCAATAGAGACGTGCTGCCTTGCTGGTGCGTGACGACAATGCGGGCGGCTTCCTCAAACATGGCGTCTTTGTTGCTCGGGTCGAATTCGGCTTTGTCATTGCCAGATTCATCGCCCACAAATTCCGGCAAAAGGTACGCGTCTGAATAGCCCTGCTGCTCGCCAATGAAATCACAAATTCTATCCACTTCCGGCGTATCCACGAACGCACATTGCACGCGTATCAAATCTGAACCCAGTGAGAAGAGCATATCACCTTGGCCAATCAACTGGTCGGCGCCGCCGGTGTCCAGAATGGTGCGCGAGTCAATTTTAGACGTTACTTTAAATGAAATACGCGCCGGAAAGTTCGCCTTAATAATACCCGTGATTACGTTCACAGATGGACGCTGTGTGGCGACTACCAAGTGAATCCCGATAGCCCGTGCCAACTGCGCCAGACGCGCGATAGGTGTTTCCACCTCTTTACCGGCGGTCATCATCAAGTCGGCCAACTCGTCAATCACCAACACAATGTAGGGCATGAACTTGTGCCCCTTCTTCGGGTTCAGGCGGCGCTCCACAAACTTGAGGTTGTATTCCTTCAGGTTGCGGCAACCGGCGTCTTTGAGCAAATCATAGCGCTGGTCCATCTCCATACAGAGCGAATTCAGCGTGTTCACCACTTTCTTGGTATCGGTGATAATCGCTTCATCTGTATCTGGCAGCTTGGCCAAAAAGTGACGCTCAATCTTATTGAAAAGTGACAATTCTACCTTCTTGGGGTCTACCAGCACAAATTTCAACTGCGACGGATGGCGTTTGTACAGCAGCGACGTTAAGATGGCATTCAAACCAACTGACTTCCCTTGGCCCGTGGCACCGGCCATCAATAAGTGAGGCATTTTGGCCAAATCAGTGATAAAGACTTCGTTGGTGATGGTCTTTCCGAAGGCGATGGGCAGTTCCATTTCGCTTTTCAGGAATTTCTCAGTGCTCAGGATGGATTTGATGGAGACCATCTCCTTTTTCTTGTTCGGCACCTCAATACCAATGGTTCCTTTGCCCGGGATTGGCGCAATGATCCGAATACCCAAGGCCGCTAAACTTAGGGCGATATCGTCTTCCAGGCTCTTGATTTTGGAGATTCGCACGCCCGCCTCCGGCACAATTTCATACAGCGTAACCGTAGGCCCAATGGTGGCTTTGATACTCGCAATCCCAATGCTGTAGTTGCCCAGCGTCTCCACAATCTTGTCTTTGTTGGCTTCCAGTTCTTCTTTGGTCACCTGCACTTTGCCCACACCGTAGTCAGTGAGCAGGTCAATGCTGGGGTATTGGTAGCGCGGCAAATCCAACGTGGGGTCATAATTTTCACTCACCAGTTCGTCAGATTCTTCGTCTAAAACGGGCTTGGCAATGGCCAAATCCACTTCAGGTTCAGGCTCAGCCAAGGGTGCTTCCTCAAACAGTTCCTCTTCGGCGTGCTCCAATTCCAAAGCCAAGGGCACCGAAGCAATAGCGGCGGCTTTGGGCGTGGGACTCAAGGTGTTCACCGCGAACAAATCTTCTTCAGGGGCAGCCGTTTCTTCCACCAGTTCTTCCTGGGGTTCTGCTACCTGCAACTGGTTTCTGACGGTGAAAGGCGCTTCAAATTCCGGCTCGTCTTCTTGCTCATCCTCTTCCTCCAGCTCGTCAAACGTGCCCGAAGGATTGCTCAGATGATTCATACCCACCGACGGCGATGCATACACTCCTGGCTCAGAGGTCTCAAACGGCGATTTTTTGCGGTCCACGGTTTCTGAAGCTGCAGCAGTTCTTGGTCTGCCCAAAGTGGTGATGTTGAAAAAGAACATGATGAACATGCCCAGCAGAAAAGCCAGCAGCAAACCCGTTCCCCAGCCTAGCAGACTCTGCAGCCAGATGGCGCTTTCATAGCCAATGGCGCCGCTGGTAAACCCGAAACTGTCGGCTACTTTGCCGGTCAAGACCACGTAACCCGCCGTCACGCTACCCCACAGCAACCCGAACAAACACAAGGTAACCACCGATGAAAATGTGACTCCCGTGCGCCGGAACACAATTTTATAGCCTATGTAAAAGATGATGGGAATGAAGAAAAACGAGGCGACCCCAAACCAGCGGTTGATGAAATAGTCAGACACCCAGGCCCCGAACAAGCCCAGCCAGTTCTCAGATTCCAGCCCGGCGTCTTTGACCGCATCTACCGTCACCGACTCCACCACGCTCTGGTCTGCCGCGCCCGTGAACAGAAACGACACAAACGCAATGGCCAGATACAGCGAGGAAAGCAAAAAGAAAAAGCCCACAAACAGCTGCAGCCGGCGGTCTTTCAGAAACGAAAAAGAAAGCTGCGGCGCGACAAACGGCTTGCGGGGCGCCCTGGGTTCTTTAGGCGCTTTGGGCGCGCGGCTTTCTACCTTTTCCTTCGGCTCGTTCTGCATGCGCGGCGCATTTTTAGGCCGAGGCGCATTTCCCACTTCACGTTTATATGTATTCGTAGCCATACTATCTCCAAACCTCAAATCTACATTTTTTCAGGCAATCTGCCGTCAAGAAACTTTGTGTATCTGCTTTGTGAAATATAGGGATTTTCTATAGTTGGCTTGGGGAAGTATGAAATGATTTGAATTCCCGTTTTGGGGCTCATTTCTGGAAACGGAGCCGAAAACAGAGCCTGTACTTTTACTTTTATACCTCGCCTGCTGCCTTGGAATCATAAACTCTGCTGTTCGGGATTTATCAATCCCGAACCACTCTGTCGGGGATTTGCAATCCCCTTCGTTCTAATTCATTTACATGAACACGGGGATTGATAAATCCGGAAGAGCGGTGATTCATAAATCTGGAAGAATAAAAAAGCTTACCATGCTTCAAGTTTTCAACTTGGAGCAACCCACCGAGCAAGTTTATCAACTTGCGTACTTTGCCAAACAAGCTCTAAGGAAGTTTATAAACTTCCAGCGTGCATAGCCACAAGTTGAAAACTTGCGGCAGGAATTGTAGGCGTGCGTTTTCGGGCTCATTTCTGAAATTGAAGCCAAAAACGTTATTCTTTTAAAAACTATGGCGCGGAAGTTACTTCCGTGCCTAAAGGTCAGCTATGTAAGTCACGGAAGTAACTTCCGCGCCATAGTTAAGGTAGGAATGGGTAATTCAAAATTCCCGTTTCAGGTTCATTTCCAAAAACAAGCACAAAAACGGAAATCTATTTCTGCAACAACCGCTGATTAATCTGCTTAATCAAACCAGGGCCTTCATAGATAAAGCCCGTGTACAACTGAATCAAATCTGCCCCGGCGGCTAGTTTTTCCAGCGCATCTTCTGGGGTCATAATACCGCCAACGCCAACCAATCGCACCTGCTCCGGTAGATTTTTACGAAGGTAGCGAAGCACCTCAGTAGACGCGTTGGTCAGCGGTTTTCCGCTCAAGCCGCCCATGCCAATTTGTGTAACGGCTTTCGCCGAAGTCTGCAAGCCCGCCCGGCTGATGGTGGTGTTGGTGGCGATGACGCCGGAGAGGTTGGTCTGCACGGCAATCTCCACAATGTCATCCAGTTGCGCGTGGTTCAGGTCTGGGGCAATTTTTAGGAGCAGCGGCTTGGGTTTGGCTTTGCCTTGGTTTCGGTTCTGGAGGTTGCTGAGCAAATCCAGCAGCGGTTCTTTTTCCTGCAGCGCGCGCAAATCTGGCGTGTTGGGCGAACTCACGTTCACCACAAAATAATCTGCCACGTCATACAGCGCTTCAAAACAATAGAGATAATCCTGCAGCGCCTGTTCGTTGGGCGTGACTTTGTTTTTGCCGATGTTTCCGCCCACGATTACGCTGCTCTTGCGGCTGCGCAAGCGTTCCACGGCCTGGTCCACGCCTTCGTTGTTGAAGCCCATGCGGTTGATGATGGCGCCGTCCTGCGGCAACCTAAACAAACGCGGTTTGGGGTTGCCTTCCTGCGGTTTGGGCGTGAGCGTGCCAATCTCAATGAACCCAAACCCCAGCTCCGCGAACTCGTCAATCATGCGCGCGTCTTTGTCGAAGCCTGCCGCCAGACCCACCGGATTGGGGAATTTCAGCCCGAAGACTTCGCGCTCCAGCCGTTTGTCCTCTACCTGAAACAGACTTTTGCTGATGGACTTGGCCAAGGGCAAGCTGTATGCGGTTTTGAGGGCGTTGGTGGTGAGGTGGTGGACTTTCTCGGGGTCCAGCTTGAAAAGCAGCGGTCTGATCAGGTTTTTGTACACGGCGACGTTGGGTTTGGGCAAAGATAAAAAAAACGGCTTGCGCGCTGGCCTTCCCGCTTTACCTTCGTACAGTAAATGTAACAGACCCGGCCTGCTCCTTAACATCCTTCGCCGCAGGCCTAAACCCTATCCGCCATGAACGGAACCAAGAAATGCCCTACCTGCGGCCAATGGTCCAGCTGGAACCAAAACCCCGAGGACCGCTGCCAGCACTGCCAGGCCCCGTTAGACCCCGCGGCCGTGGCCCGCAAGCAAGACCGCGAAGACCACGCCGAGCAGCAGAAGAAACAGTTCACCGTTGACTTCATCCAGCT
This region of Rufibacter sp. LB8 genomic DNA includes:
- a CDS encoding DNA translocase FtsK, with product MATNTYKREVGNAPRPKNAPRMQNEPKEKVESRAPKAPKEPRAPRKPFVAPQLSFSFLKDRRLQLFVGFFFLLSSLYLAIAFVSFLFTGAADQSVVESVTVDAVKDAGLESENWLGLFGAWVSDYFINRWFGVASFFFIPIIFYIGYKIVFRRTGVTFSSVVTLCLFGLLWGSVTAGYVVLTGKVADSFGFTSGAIGYESAIWLQSLLGWGTGLLLAFLLGMFIMFFFNITTLGRPRTAAASETVDRKKSPFETSEPGVYASPSVGMNHLSNPSGTFDELEEEDEQEDEPEFEAPFTVRNQLQVAEPQEELVEETAAPEEDLFAVNTLSPTPKAAAIASVPLALELEHAEEELFEEAPLAEPEPEVDLAIAKPVLDEESDELVSENYDPTLDLPRYQYPSIDLLTDYGVGKVQVTKEELEANKDKIVETLGNYSIGIASIKATIGPTVTLYEIVPEAGVRISKIKSLEDDIALSLAALGIRIIAPIPGKGTIGIEVPNKKKEMVSIKSILSTEKFLKSEMELPIAFGKTITNEVFITDLAKMPHLLMAGATGQGKSVGLNAILTSLLYKRHPSQLKFVLVDPKKVELSLFNKIERHFLAKLPDTDEAIITDTKKVVNTLNSLCMEMDQRYDLLKDAGCRNLKEYNLKFVERRLNPKKGHKFMPYIVLVIDELADLMMTAGKEVETPIARLAQLARAIGIHLVVATQRPSVNVITGIIKANFPARISFKVTSKIDSRTILDTGGADQLIGQGDMLFSLGSDLIRVQCAFVDTPEVDRICDFIGEQQGYSDAYLLPEFVGDESGNDKAEFDPSNKDAMFEEAARIVVTHQQGSTSLLQRRLKLGYNRAGRLIDQLEAAGIVGPFEGSKAREVLIPDEYSLEQLLNTMQP
- a CDS encoding quinone-dependent dihydroorotate dehydrogenase — protein: MYKNLIRPLLFKLDPEKVHHLTTNALKTAYSLPLAKSISKSLFQVEDKRLEREVFGLKFPNPVGLAAGFDKDARMIDEFAELGFGFIEIGTLTPKPQEGNPKPRLFRLPQDGAIINRMGFNNEGVDQAVERLRSRKSSVIVGGNIGKNKVTPNEQALQDYLYCFEALYDVADYFVVNVSSPNTPDLRALQEKEPLLDLLSNLQNRNQGKAKPKPLLLKIAPDLNHAQLDDIVEIAVQTNLSGVIATNTTISRAGLQTSAKAVTQIGMGGLSGKPLTNASTEVLRYLRKNLPEQVRLVGVGGIMTPEDALEKLAAGADLIQLYTGFIYEGPGLIKQINQRLLQK